The window GCGCGCGCGGTCCAGGTAGGCGCGGGCGGCGCTCCAGCGCTGGCCGTCGTGGACCGTGCGGTCCATCCGCCCGAAGCCCTCCTGCTGGAAGCCGTTGACGTCCGCCGTGACCGGGTAGCCGGCCTGACGCCCCGCCTCGACGAAGGCCGTGTAGAGCGGGTTGTCGAGCGGGCCGTAGCTCGTGTGGAGCGGGCCGTCGCCGCCGCGGTAGCCGTCGCCCCCCTCCTCCCGCGTCTCCGCGCGCTTGAAGTAGGGCAGCACGTCGGCGTAGCCCCAGCCGCGCGCGCCGGCGGCGCTCCAGGCCTCGTAGTCCATGGCGTTGCCGCGGATGTAGACCATGCCGTTGATCGACGACGAGCCGCCGAGCACCCGGCCCCGCGGGCAGGTGATCCGCCGGCCGTCGAGGTGCGGCTCGGGCTCGGACAGGTAGTTCCAGTTCGCCCGCTCGATGTTCATCGCCATGGCGAGCGCGCTCGGCATGCGGATCAGCGGCGACCAGTCGTTGCCGCCGCTCTCGACCAGCAGCACCGAGGCGGTGCCGTCCTCGGTCAGGCGGTCGGCGAGGACGCAGCCGGCGGAACCCGCGCCGACGATCACGTAGTCGAATTCGGTGGACAAGGGTGTGGGCCTCAGCGGAGCGATCGGCGACGGGCGGTGCCGTCCGACCGTTCCTCATCCCGAGAAGGGAGGGAGAAGCGGCGGCCGGGGCTCCATGCTAATCGATCGTGGCACATCCGTCTGTCGGGGAGCCGACGCCCGCTTCACCGCTGCGCGCGGCGCTCCTGCGAGGGCGTGCGGTCGAAGTGTTCGGAGTAGCATTTCGAGAAGTGCGACGCCGACACGAAGCCGCAGGCGAGGCCGATCGACAGGATCGGCATGGAGGTCTGCAGCAGCAGTTGACGCGCGCGGGCGAGGCGCAGGCCGAGGTAGTAGCGGGTCGGCACCTGCCCGATGTATTTGCGGAACAGCCGTTCCAGCTGCCGGGTCGACAGGCCGGCGCCCTCCGCGAGGTCGACGCAGGACAGCGGCTGCTCGATGCAGCGCTCCATCTCGGCCACCACGTTGATGAGCTTGGGGTGGGCGACGCCGAGGCGCGAGCGCAGCTCCATGCGCTGGCGCTCGTCGCCGTCCCGCATGCGGTGGTGGATCAGCTGGTCGGTGACGCCGGAGGCCACCTCCTGGCCGAGCCGGCGGGCGATCAGCGCCAGCATCATGTCGATCGCCGCGGTGCCGCCCGCGCAGGTGAAGCGCGTGCGGTCGATCTCGAACAGCTCGTCCGTGAGGTCGATCTCGGGGAACTGTTCGCGCAGCGCGTCCTGGTTCTCCCAATGGATGGTGCAGCGGTGGTCGTCGAGGAGGCCCGCCTTGGCGAGGACGTAGGTGCCCGTGCAGACCGCGCCGACCGGCACGCCGCGCGACGCGACCGTGCGCAGCCGGGCGATGGCCTCGCGGTGGTCATGGTTCTGAACGTCGATGCCGGAACACACCACGGCCGCGGTGACGCCGGCGAGGTCCGCGAAGCTGCCGTCCACCGCGACTTCGACGCCGTTCGACGCCGCGACCGGCCGCCCGTCGGCCGACAGCACGCGCCACGAGAAGGCGTCGTGGCCCTCGATGCGGTTGGCGAGGCGCAGCGGCTCGATCGCCGACGAGAAGGCGATCATCGAGAAGGCGGGCACGAGCAGGAAGCCGACGGAGGTGATGTCCGCCATCGCCCGGTTGCGCGCGCCGTCGCCGACCCTCGGCTCGCCGTCCCGCCGGCGGACCGCAGAGCCCGGCGAAACGACGCCCGAGGCGGGCGGGCGCCCCCGCCCCGTCCTCAACGCGACCTCGCCGGCTTCCGCTTTGCTGATCGACATGACGAGGGACCGACGTGCAACCCGTGGGCGAAGGCGATGCGATCCTCGGGGCCGGATCGATGTCGCGACTCTGTGCATCCGAGGATGGCCGAGGCCCGACAAATGTCAATCGAGCAAGATCCCGGCCAGCTCCGCAGCGACCCGCCTCAGACCGGCCAGCGCTCGCGACGGTGGGCCGAATCCCAGAACACCCATTCGAGCTGCATGGCGCGCGCGAAGGCCGCGTGCATGGCCGCGACGATGGTCCCCGAGGCTTCGGCGGCGAGCGCGTCCGTCGTGGCGATCATGGCGTCGACCGCGGCGGCGAAATCCTCGCCCGCATAGGTGTCGATCCAGGCGCGATACGAGTTGTCCGGCGCGGCGCGGCCGTGAATGGCCGTGCCGACCTCGCGATAGACCCAGAAGCAAGGCAGCAGCGCCGCCGCGATCACGGGCAGCGGCTCGCGGAACGCGGTCGCGAGGAGCCACGCGGCGTAGTGGTGGCAGGCCGGCGACGCGGGCTCGACCGCAACGGCGGCGGCGTCGAGGCCGAAACGGCCGAAATAGTCCTCGTGCAGGGCGCGCTCGACCACGATGGCCTCGCGGGCCGCGCCGGCGAACTGCACGATGTGGTCGGGCTGATCGGCCTTGGCGGCCGCGACCGCCAGCGCCTGGCCGAAGGCGACGAGGTATTTGGCGTCCTGGACGATGTAGTGGCGGAAGCTGTCGAGCGCGAGGCGGCCCTCGGTCAACTCCGCGTTGAAGGGGTGGGCCAGGGTGGCGTCGTAGAGGGCGCGGTTGCGCGACCAGGCGTCGGCGGAAAAGGGCATGGA is drawn from Lichenibacterium dinghuense and contains these coding sequences:
- a CDS encoding GlxA family transcriptional regulator encodes the protein MSISKAEAGEVALRTGRGRPPASGVVSPGSAVRRRDGEPRVGDGARNRAMADITSVGFLLVPAFSMIAFSSAIEPLRLANRIEGHDAFSWRVLSADGRPVAASNGVEVAVDGSFADLAGVTAAVVCSGIDVQNHDHREAIARLRTVASRGVPVGAVCTGTYVLAKAGLLDDHRCTIHWENQDALREQFPEIDLTDELFEIDRTRFTCAGGTAAIDMMLALIARRLGQEVASGVTDQLIHHRMRDGDERQRMELRSRLGVAHPKLINVVAEMERCIEQPLSCVDLAEGAGLSTRQLERLFRKYIGQVPTRYYLGLRLARARQLLLQTSMPILSIGLACGFVSASHFSKCYSEHFDRTPSQERRAQR
- a CDS encoding TenA family protein — translated: MPFSADAWSRNRALYDATLAHPFNAELTEGRLALDSFRHYIVQDAKYLVAFGQALAVAAAKADQPDHIVQFAGAAREAIVVERALHEDYFGRFGLDAAAVAVEPASPACHHYAAWLLATAFREPLPVIAAALLPCFWVYREVGTAIHGRAAPDNSYRAWIDTYAGEDFAAAVDAMIATTDALAAEASGTIVAAMHAAFARAMQLEWVFWDSAHRRERWPV